taaaataaattaaaaaacaagtcataaattatttttataagcttaaataaattttatacaaaatctCTCTAATCCCATGTCTAGATCTAGAACTGTTATTGTAATATGATGCATCATCTATATATCAATTTCCAAATATAATGTTTGTAAGTACTTTcaatatttatactaataattatattttcattagatAATGCCTTTATAAATTGAGACAGATTTAACAACTAATCATtagtatatgatttttttaagtgatgCCTTGTGCTTTACACATCAAACCTTAGTTCAACAAATTGTAAGTGCATTTGTTTTAAGATATTGAAACAATATGGTGTTTACATTATATGATCAATTACACTATAACATCACGTTAATtgatagtattttaaaattttaactatttaacGATAACAAAGTTTTATATTGCCTAAGATGATCCCTTTCAGAATTTACGAGCCGAATTACTTTAGACTTGTAAaagagtgagaaaaaaaaaaaaggatttgcaAGAACCAGGATTGGTTCCATTTGGCTGCGCTCTTTTCTCCAACACATCTACAATCCATCCCGTTTGCAACGATTTCAAATCAGAAAGAATTCTCTCAACTCAAATCTTAGGGATCAGTGTGTTAAGTTTAATATTTCCCCTCTCAAAAAAGTTGTTTTCAAGGGATAGTGAGCAATTGATTTTGTTATTATTCATTATAACCGGGGCCGGGGGAAAAATAAATGCACAAGATTATTTTGACGATGAAGAATAACTCTACCTTTTCCTTAAGAATACCGAtctcttttataaaattttcaacctGAAAGACATGCCACATGTTGTCCCTGTTAAAGAGTATGAATAGAAATATAAATGTGTCCAAACCAGAAATTAAAAGTGTCAGAGAAGggaatcataattcataaaccTTCGCTTTATAAACACGGTTCAAGGATGAGTCAAGTCGTTCTTCTAATTTCTGAAGTTCCCTTAGGGTCAATCCTTGCAGTTCTTCTCCATTCAGTTGTCTATgattaaattgtaaaattataataGACTGAATTTAAATGCATCATAAAATGAATACTTTTGTGATAAAATCATCAACCGATTCCGAGTTAGAAATACCTCATTTCACGAGTCCTGTCTGCAAATTCCTTGTTCAAATCAGCATAATTACATCTCACCTGTACAATCaccaaattaaacaaattagaCCTCCAcacacactactaaaaaaatgtcatatacTAACAAGAAAAATGATAAGCATATATATGTAGTCTTTGTTTAATGTAAGTTAAACTATAACAAAAGACATTGTAGTTTCTCCACAAAGTTTCTCCTCCTAACGATAGTTGTGCAATGGAAATATCTGGAGTTCTTGTCCTCGAACTTAAGCAATTGACATCCTCCTGATTTCTGGAATCAAAAGATTTCTTCCCTATACATCAAAAGCTTTAATTCATTCTAAACTCTTTTTGAAGATTGACTTAAAACGGATTAGGAAACTCAACATCTTGTGCGGTCAATTTCCTTGTAATCTTTTAGCAAAGCTTCTCTAAATATATTTCCATACACTCTCTTCTGATCTAGTCTTTCAATTCATCACTTCTAAACTACTGAATGAAGACTAGCCAATTATCACGGGGATTGGAATCATTGTTGATACACGTACACTCCGCAAAGTGAGCCAAATTGTCTTAAAGGGCCTACGAATTAAACACATCATGATTTCATGTTAAGAGAGGTTTTAAGCAAAATAGACCTATGATtagggatgaaaaaaaaataaaaacttgcaCCCGCGGATATCCTAGAACAACCCATGGCTAGCTCCACCAATTAGAACTTTAAGATATTCTAGAGTTCCAGCAAAAGCTATTTTCGAAGACTTTCCCTAAGCTAGGCTCCCATAAACGGTAGTTACAAACGAAGGATCCTCAGCACATGGAATCTGACTGTTTTCAGATGTAGGGTTTGACCTATCTTTGATAGGACCTCAACCTTCTTCCAATCACTAGTCTTCCAGACACACCAAATCCCCCCGAACTGGGTGGCCTCTCGAATCGACTATGGCACAGTCATCAAAACCAGCCTTTGAATCATTTTTCTAGCTTTAGAAGCATCATAGTGGATTTCCATAAGAGCAAGCATGCTCTCCGTTATAGGGACGAAACTTCACAGTGGATTTCTCCTTGATAATCGAAGATTTCCCCTCCTTGACAACTTGTTCTCTATTCTTGGCTTGGCCTACATCTTCGTGATTCCGTGAAGTATAGCCTCTTAATTGGTTTTTCTCATGATCACATTGATCTATTTTATGTCCATATATCTTCCACAAGCAAAACATATTGAATGCAGACCTTAATATTCAAGGAACAATGGATGTCCTCTAATTATCTCGTGGGTCACTAACGCCCTTCTAAGGTCTAACTCCACACATAGCCTTGCAAGATGTTCCCAAGCAGAACTTATCCTTCTAAGTTCTCAGGAAACAATCATTGAATAATTCAATAGGGAGCCTATTTCAGGTAGGTCCTCCTCATCTGAATCTTCCATGTTCATCCATGATCCATGAAAATCTTCTAGTTCAACGAGCTTGTCTTTGTAAAAAGGTGTTTAGAAGCGTTTTGTGTGGACCATCCtgttggagtacaagtgtgaggtgaagtcccacgTTAGGAATCTCCCCGGTATTTCCTCGCATCGAGTTTTTTTCCCAACAGTGGTATCAAGAGTCAGGTTCATCCGGAGCCGTCATTAGCTCGTGCAGTTCAAGATAAAGGATAACGTCGCTCATGATGGAGACATGTTCAAGGATGTGTTTACAAAATTGAAGAATGGAGAAGAGTCATGCAAAAAGAGATGCAATCCTTGCATGAGAATAACACCTATGAATTGGTGGAGTGGAGAAGAGCCATGCAAGAAGAGAAGCAATCCTTGCATGATGACCAAAGCACATTGACATAAGGTATCCAAGGTGCCGGTTTGCTACTACCCCCCAATTAAGTCGGGAGGGGGAGATTTGTTGGGATCTCTCCTTAATTGGAGAGGTTCTAAAAAATTCTGGAGCTTTCTGGAAAAGTATAGAATTTTCTAGAACGTCCTAGAGAACTCTAGAGTAGTGTAGAACTCTCTAGAAGCTTGTGAAAGAATGTGGAAACCTCTGGAATATTCTAGAGATGTGTGGAAGCTTCTGGAACCTTATgaaaaagtatgaaaaagagTAGAAAAGTGTAGAGACTCTTAGAATGTGTGGAGCATTCTAGAGAATTAGTCTCCACCCTAGGATACAAGTAATCTCCACCATTCATTGTGGAGGTGGAGTAGTATAAATAAGGGTAGGAGCCTTCATTCCTATCCATTCAAGACAAGAGTGAATCCACTTCTTAGAGTGAGGAAGAGCCTctttgagagagaagaaaaatagcTTGGGAAGTCTCTATCCTCAAACTTTAGTGAGCCACCATAGAGTAAGTCAATTTTGTAAACATATCCTTGTAACCCTACTATCACTTTGTATAGTGGAAGAATCTCCATATTAGAGAATTATAATCGTGTTCCCAATACTATCTTTAATTACTAAGTGTCTATCTTAACTTCACGAAACGGGAAAGTCCGAGTTTTCCCAACACATCCAAACGCATATGGCTAAAACCTGAACCATCATCTCCAACATCCTTTATATATCTCTACTTTCTTGGAGCTGCGACTAGTGGGGTCTTCCTCCTGCCAAGAAGACCGAGGTTGAACCTAAACCTCCATGCAAGAAAAAGGAAcaggaaaggaaaaagaaacggTTTGAGCAAAGAAAACACTAGCAAGAGAAGAAATGACAGATCCTGTTTGTGTTGTCCTCTTACTTTTTAAGGGTCAACTTAAATCTTGTAGATTGAGATATATAAAGCAAACCGGTGCAATATATAGTACGTTACAGTTAATGCAAAATTTGTCTATACGTAGCATCCTTAAAATTTGGCTTTGAAGCACATGTCCAAAAGATGAAATTCAAGTTTAGACACCAGCTTATATGTGCCTAGATTTCCTTCAAGACAAGTACGGTCGttctcattcaattttttctctctcgACACCAGTATTTTCCATGAAAGAGATAATCTCATTTTAAGGcataatcataaatataaatttatctctCCACAGGaatttaaatcataatttactactttattagaaattaactcTCTCTACTTCCCCCAACTTCTGTTATAgtaatcattttatttcaaattaatggGACATTCTCACTAATTACTTACATTATTTCTTCCTCTTTACAACTTACAAGAGCATACATAATCAcaaatattgtttttctttttgtcattcAAATGCTTGAACACACAATTGAACATCACtagtgaaattaaaaaattaaatgaaatgtaCCTGCTCCGTAGGACACGACTGGTCTAATTTTTCAAGGTTAAGCTCTGACCGTAAAATATGCCTTTCAATTACCTTCTGCATActtcaaacaacaaaaaagacTGCATATTAATCTCTCTAGGGGGAAAACTTggatttaattatttgtattcttATCATCATGTTTACACATTTGGATATTCTTTCTAATAATAAACAACTTATATTAAATATCTATTAGAAAAACTTACATAAATATCCAcgtttaattaaacaactaaacgtataaaaaataaatataacacacacacatagtgCCTAAAGCTTTTTTAGGCTACTATTCAATCATAAACTACTATGataatctattaatttttattatactcTTGTTTTACTCTATTTGTGACatggatattaattaagaaatataattaatattttggatTTAATGTTATATGATTTCCTCATATAtcttttatctctttaattaattagattttttctCACTTATTGCACAATGACAGTTACTTCCACTAAGGATAGTTCATAGGAAAAAATACttcattgattttataaaatgataactaatttagaactttttttttttgctaagaCATATAAAGTGGAACAAAGAGTGTAATTATCTAAAAAGTCAAACCAAATATGATTTTCTATTTGTTTGACAATATAAAATTCTGGCATTGCATGCATAATGATGAAACTCATGTATAAATAACTTGTAtaagttttgaaatttaattagaatgtagTGAtactgattttaaaaattattatttaattataaataattatatatagcaactttattgattttaataataactttttaaaagttatacctaagataattttttattagttgataatttttttatattaacgaTACATAAAACTTAAACTTGTAAATTATATGTTTCCTTTAATTCCTTTTAAATTCGTTCCACTTAATACTTgatgtttataataaaattctaTATCTCCTTTTAGCCAATTGGGGGAATCTTCGGCTAAATTTTGGGGCATAAGATATTTTCTTGAAGAAATAACTCTTGAATAAGAATTTTCTGGTGAAAAgtgtaaataatatttatatgtcATCTAATTGTAAACCGGCCACATATAGaataagttaattaatataaaagttaattaagtTAGTTGTTATTAATTCATATAGAAAACTATTAGctagtaattaatttattatataaaaaaaaagtttacaaaGGTTAGAAGAAATAACATATAGAATTCTCCCGTCTCTTGGTAGAttagcttctttttttcctctttcaaaGAGTTTCTAATTTTCTTAGGATGAATTACAAGTCCAACcttttataaatgataattttcttatcatttgCTAAATATGATGGATTTTGTTTGGGAGCACATTCAGCATAtataaaattcctttttggttaCAAATTAAGGAGATAAACTAAAAAGGTCATAAAAATATGCACTAATAGGAAAAATAATTTGAGAGATTAAAAATCTAGTTAAGcacgataattattttaaatagttattccTATTtgctttatatgttttttttcaaccaaaaatttttatttaaatatacaaaGAATAATCCCGACCCGATGTAGTGGTATAAGATTCTGTTGCGTTCACATGAATGAGAACGATCTATCTAATTGAAGAATTTGTATTTGATTCTTACCATGTGCAAAATTTCCTTAGACTAACAGCAAATATGCACCACGATAAAGATTAATCTCTGATCCAATGAATTAAGAGACACCCATagtatgtgaaaaaaaaaaaataatcccaACCCTTATACATAAAGAGCATCAATTGCCCTTCAATTCCTACTGACTTACATAACCCTTGCAAATATACCTGCACTACACATCACTACATACAACAGCTCATCATTCCCTACTGAGTTACATCCTGACTgcacatttacatatttctgcGTAAAGCAATTGTTACAGACCAAAGTACATTTATATACTAGTTTATTGAAAGAGCATGTGAATAAAGTATATATTTAACAGTTCTACATGTCAACCACTACTATTGGTTTAAAGTTGGATAAATACATATTTTCATCCCTAAATAAGTAGAACTTTGATAAATTTATCTTCgaaagataaaaattcaaattttaatctccgaaaatgaaaaaaaatgtgataaattCATTCATCTGTTAACTTTCGTCTTAATGAAAAGATATACGTGACACATTCATGAAcgaatttattaacattttacacattcaaacacaaaaatgattatttatcctttaaattttaaacacataaatcaaatgacaaaatagagaaacaagaggAAAGTGGTACTACAAGATATTTATAACATCAAGAATTAATTAAACAGTAATGCTAGCTATATGGCACGTAGGAACCTATTTTAGCGAGTGAAAATAATAGTGCATGaataagatgaaagaaaaaagaggctAGCTATATCAACGCAATTAGTACTAATTGATACGAGTAATAAGAATTTGGATGTCCTAGCTAAGTAAAAATTTCTAGTTCGATTATTGTGAattgatctctctctctctctctggtgAATTTGTTCGAACTCAAGCGTgcgagaaagaagaggaaattaAAGTACCTTGAACTACCATAGTCGAAGAGCTTGCCACCAGGTGAAAAGACTATGAGTGCTATCTCAGCATCACAGAGAAGAGAGAGCTCACGTGCCTTCTTGAAAAGACCACTCTTCCTCTTTGAGAATGTCACCTGCCTCGCAGTTACGTCGTCGATCTTCTTGATCGGTATCTTCCTTCTCACCATTTTCCTGAGCAACAACTCACGGGAATATATAACTCTAgctagaaaattttaaaatatttatgcatATTCAATTCTGTTTGCTTCTGAGGGTGATCCAGTTTCAcatgaaataagattaaaaaaaaaaaaaggactcaTTATGATTTGGGCGTTTTCGTACTTACAGAGATAAGGGCGAAGGAAAATGGTGATTGGCGAAAATAAAATGTGTCGTGAGAGAAATTATTCCagtaaaagaggaaaaggaagtTGATTATGTTACTTTACTTGTTACGATGGAAGGCAGAAGATTCCTTGGCGATCGAGAATGCAGAAGCGAAAGCAACCCTAGCTAGCCAGGATAAATGGGTTATAAAGAAGAAAGAAGCGtaaagtaaagaaagaaaatcaaatcaaaattaaatacaaaaactaACCCCAGTCCTTTGATTCCAAAGAAAAAACGGTGTGGGGGAAGACATGAATATGCCACATTTAGTCATTTATCTCTCCATTTATTCCATTTATTATCATCGTACGCACTGATCGATACCCGTCATCCAACACATTTTTTATAGGACCTCGCACATTTTTTTAAGGTACTACTATAAATCTTAGCTATTGATTgttatagaattaaaaaaattacttgattttcaaaattatgtttaagatgatatttaattaattaacaatatgGAATAATTTGTTCAAACTTGATGAAGTTTATATATGACTTGTGAAAGAATAATTTGTTCAAActtaacatttatttaaaagaaacttaattaaaaacttgaactttacttattaaaaaatataactttaatttgatttatttattttatttataacttaattatttttaatgtgaaattttcctttgaattatttttcaacttatgaatttagtatttaatatatattttaatactagATGATGATATATTTTTCAACTTAATACAAACATATAGTAGAACCTAGCTGTCTTTAACTTTCATGATAAAACTAAATTGGATCATGTTTGGTAATACGCGTGTTATTATTGTTGGACTAAATTGGATCATGTTTGGTAATACGCGTGTTATTATTGTTGGACATGAATCCAACTAAAGCTACTTAGGCTTTTTTTGCGTCATTTGACGAAAATTCGAAGGAAAACCTAGTGCGTGTTTGTTTCGTCATTTTGCTTTCAACATAAATTCTCATGTTCGAACACACAGCAAAAACAATCATTGGATCCACGTGCACGTACTGTCCTGAAACGCGTTACGTACCAAGCACAAGGTTACATTATAAATGCTTATGCAAATACGAACTCAGAAAaaccaaagaaaataaaaaaaagcctTAGTTAAGGTAAAGTTTGAAATTTTCATTCATCTCTTTATTTTGTACATGAGACTCCTTTTTATATTAGATGAAACATAGTTGATAAATAATTGATCCTACTTATTGCAtacaactaattaattatgACTATTAAGTTATGAACATGCGTATATACTTTGAGTTCAAGTTGACTTTGAAAGAAAAAACGCATTTTGATAAGAGTCGAGATCGAGTTTGAATTTTTGCTAACTTGTTAAAGTGGAGTTGGAATTGGAAACATAttagaattaatatttttacttatatacttttttataattatgaaatatattttagttattaagaatttgtataatttaaattataataattgaataataaagttaaattatacatttaactgaaatatgatttaattctgattttttttttcatttattagctAAGGGGCGTATTCTGAAAAAGTACTACAGTAGATGGTAGATCACAtgctctaaaatttaattttttacatatgCATTCAGCTTTTCTTTTCTGTACGAATAGCTTGATGCAACAATGCATTAATGTGAGACACATGGTCAGGTTTCAGGACTAAATGAAAACTCGGGCACGTGATTCTCGTTTCAAtagtcattaatatttttattgaaaggtacaaatatttttatacatacatttaaaaattatatttcaaaattaaagaaaataatttttttttatagacgaGAATCggatataagaaaatttatgaTAACTCATATATTTTGTACTTTGTGTCTCTTTGAATGGAGGTAGAGGAAGGAGATTAACGGTAAACCTTTATAATTGTTCTTTCATTTGATTTGtcctaaaagaagaaaaaaaagaacaaaagtatTTAGATGGGATCCAAGTTAAAAGGTATTCAATCCAAACTTGAAGGGAAAATAGTATTTTTGATGGGATCCAAGTTAGAAGGCATTAGatgttaatttgtaatttttatttcttagttatatagtttgatcaaaaataaatttttatattatttcttagTTGTTATAGTTGTAATCCAAGttatactatttttatattatttcatatttttaagaattatgaagaaagacaaataatatttatttatttttcaaaaaataaaaataaaccaaaCACTGGGTTATCACATCTGACATAATGGCAACTGCAATATTCTGTTTAGTTTAGCAAATAAGTTGCTCCAGCTGTGAATTTTTTCCCTGTAAAATCTAGCATTACATGCACTCCACTCACCAGCAAATTGTTAAATACGAAAAAACAACATTGATCTTGGCTGAGACAGAAATAGAACCAAATGCGTTAACTTCTCACTATAGTCTTCTGAACCaacatttttgtttcattcaaaTAAAGACAACCTGCATATACATAGATATTAAGATAAGCACAAATTgccaatcaaaaaaataaaaagataagataacCACAAATCAGAAGAATTAAGCTTCTAAAGTAACACCAGATTTATGGAAGTATTCCATAAATTTTGTATTCTCCCCGGTAAGTTTTATTACTAGACATGTTATTAAACATGTTGAGATGTTAATTACAATGTATTATGAATGACTAAGCTTGTAATAAAATGTTCTAACTATTATAGGATAAAGTGTAAACTAACCCCAGCTTGAGAGATGTGTCAGAATTACCACAGTCTGGAGGAAATTCAGATGAACTGCAGGTAAATGACTCGTATGGTTGCCTTTGTTCTCGTACGAAGCTCTGTACATAAAAATTTCTATTACATTATTTACACCAGTTATTGCTAAGTCATAAAGTATCTCTATCAGGAAGCTCGTGGACCAGAAATAAATGGGCAAGATTTTGAAAGGCGTAACCACCTGCTTCAATTTCTGGTTCTCTTCCATAAGTTTGGCTTCCTTCACGAGCAACATTGCCAAACATCATTGCAGAAAAAGGTTGTGTGAATATAGATAGATGAAAAATTGCTTATACGCTGTATTAttataaacaacaaaataaaatacacattTTTAACACTTCATTTTTACTATATATAACGAATAAATAATACCTTCAGCTTATTTTCTATATATCACGTGGACCTCTTCCGGCTTCTGAATCAGATAGATGGcttcttcaaattattttaataacttcaTGAGTTGAACTTGTATCTTTTAGGTTTCATGTTGGAAATCAAGTTTGAGTGATTGACATTGGTTAGGAAAAAACTAACGTCTTAAGGTTTTAGGTGAATATGCAATGTCGAATTCTATATTGGTAGTCTTGGTTATGAGCCTATCAACCCTTCTTAATGATAAGAATGGTCACACAATGTGTCCCATTGGTAATGAAGGACATATAAAAGATGTGACTCATAAATAATACTTAAGAGTTTTGGGAAGTGGTGACCACAGAAGCAGACTGAATTATGTGTTTCAAGTGTTTCAAGCTCAACGCTAGAGGGATTATGGACTGTCCAACTACAAAAAGGTTGATGATTAGAAGAGCATACACCTTTTAGGTTTGACACCTTGAGGGGTCTTTCAGGCGTTGGCACTTGAAGGGTTGCGAATCGTCCTGTC
The nucleotide sequence above comes from Glycine soja cultivar W05 chromosome 11, ASM419377v2, whole genome shotgun sequence. Encoded proteins:
- the LOC114374895 gene encoding MADS-box protein JOINTLESS-like isoform X2, translating into MVRRKIPIKKIDDVTARQVTFSKRKSGLFKKARELSLLCDAEIALIVFSPGGKLFDYGSSSMQKVIERHILRSELNLEKLDQSCPTEQVRCNYADLNKEFADRTREMRQLNGEELQGLTLRELQKLEERLDSSLNRVYKAKVENFIKEIGILKEKGKKLMEDNMLIKQMIKLPRNEICSVQRHEHEQGQLFDTSLTLGLPFPAGSK
- the LOC114374895 gene encoding MADS-box protein SVP-like isoform X1 → MWHIHVFPHTVFSLESKDWARVAFASAFSIAKESSAFHRNKKMVRRKIPIKKIDDVTARQVTFSKRKSGLFKKARELSLLCDAEIALIVFSPGGKLFDYGSSSMQKVIERHILRSELNLEKLDQSCPTEQVRCNYADLNKEFADRTREMRQLNGEELQGLTLRELQKLEERLDSSLNRVYKAKVENFIKEIGILKEKGKKLMEDNMLIKQMIKLPRNEICSVQRHEHEQGQLFDTSLTLGLPFPAGSK